A section of the Flavobacteriales bacterium genome encodes:
- a CDS encoding T9SS type A sorting domain-containing protein, protein MDSKNLCNMKKSISVLKIISIVTILLNCISTVRAQVVANTNDSGAGSLRDEISQASSGDTITFAPNLEGATIMTSSTITISSDIVIIGFPDGDAVTVDANNSCRIFSVLNTGSATFYGVDFVRGFVSTGGAFLNSGMLELNYCRLYNNTADIQSLNQGGGAIFNNTNATLTLNHCELFNNGAMPAGPIGDGFAGAVYNRGAEMNVNYCSFYDNMVSTGQQSAYGGAIYSTATLNIRSSTFSGNECIGGNGGAIFSGSGSTLNISNSTLSDNESQGSGDNIWNAGSLSLYNTIVANAVANIHTDNIGTAVSLGNNILENSSGSNITLLTSDLTVDPMLDTLAYNGHSFTKTRALKCSSPAIDAGNSVNAPVEDQAGKVRVVGSSIDIGAYELQDPPTIVQNGLTLSIPEQGYFQWYNGPTAISGATDSSYTVTSNGSYHVDFLDVSGCPLSSNMVSIITVGITESDNQVAMKLKPNPASRIVTVSATDLAEIQLMDVSGRIIQQIAVVGSKETNIDISHLPAGIYLVSAKSTNGNVRVERLMKR, encoded by the coding sequence TGACTCTGGGGCAGGGTCGTTGCGTGACGAAATTTCACAGGCTTCCTCTGGAGATACCATAACCTTTGCTCCAAATTTGGAAGGTGCAACCATTATGACAAGTTCTACCATTACCATCAGTTCGGACATCGTCATCATAGGTTTTCCAGATGGTGATGCGGTCACGGTCGATGCCAATAATAGCTGCCGCATTTTTAGTGTGCTGAATACGGGTTCTGCCACATTCTACGGAGTGGATTTTGTCCGAGGATTTGTTTCTACTGGTGGAGCGTTTCTGAACAGCGGAATGCTCGAACTGAACTATTGCAGACTGTACAACAACACAGCAGATATTCAGTCACTGAATCAGGGTGGAGGAGCCATTTTCAATAACACAAATGCTACGTTGACCCTGAACCATTGTGAACTGTTCAATAATGGAGCCATGCCAGCAGGACCTATCGGTGATGGTTTTGCGGGTGCTGTCTATAATCGGGGAGCGGAAATGAATGTGAACTACTGTAGTTTTTACGATAACATGGTTTCTACTGGTCAGCAATCGGCCTATGGTGGGGCCATTTATAGTACTGCGACATTGAATATCCGTTCATCCACGTTTTCTGGAAATGAATGCATAGGTGGGAATGGTGGGGCCATTTTCTCTGGCTCAGGTTCAACGCTGAACATTTCCAATTCAACGTTGTCCGACAACGAATCCCAAGGTAGCGGAGACAATATCTGGAACGCAGGAAGCCTGTCACTTTACAACACCATTGTTGCTAATGCAGTGGCCAACATTCATACAGACAACATTGGTACCGCAGTCAGTCTCGGGAACAATATTCTTGAAAACAGTTCGGGTTCAAACATTACGTTATTAACTTCGGATCTGACGGTTGATCCAATGCTGGATACATTGGCTTATAACGGTCATTCATTCACCAAAACACGTGCCTTGAAATGTTCAAGTCCAGCTATTGATGCAGGGAACTCCGTCAATGCTCCAGTAGAGGACCAAGCAGGAAAGGTACGAGTGGTGGGCAGTAGTATTGACATCGGTGCTTACGAACTACAGGATCCACCGACCATTGTCCAAAATGGCCTCACACTTTCAATTCCTGAACAGGGATATTTTCAATGGTATAATGGCCCGACAGCTATTTCTGGTGCCACGGATTCCAGTTATACGGTTACATCAAATGGTAGCTATCACGTTGACTTCTTAGATGTGTCGGGTTGCCCACTCAGTTCGAATATGGTTTCGATAATTACGGTGGGAATAACTGAAAGTGATAACCAAGTCGCGATGAAACTCAAGCCAAATCCAGCCAGCCGCATTGTAACGGTTTCTGCCACCGATCTTGCCGAAATTCAACTAATGGATGTGAGTGGAAGGATCATCCAGCAAATTGCGGTGGTCGGTTCCAAGGAAACCAACATCGACATCTCACACCTTCCCGCAGGAATCTATCTGGTAAGCGCGAAAAGCACAAACGGAAATGTAAGGGTTGAACGCTTGATGAAGCGGTAA